In the Paralichthys olivaceus isolate ysfri-2021 chromosome 17, ASM2471397v2, whole genome shotgun sequence genome, one interval contains:
- the xylb gene encoding xylulose kinase isoform X2, with the protein MWVKALDLLLDKMKKAEFDFSRVRALSGSGQQHGSVYWRRRASETLTQLDSDQNLHQLLQDSFSVLDSPVWMDSSSSQQCHDLEAAAGGALRLAEITGSRAYERFTGNQIAKLRQTRLEDFQDTERISLVSSFAASLFLGDYAAIDYSDGSGMNLLDIRTRNWSEICLDAVAPHLGRLLGAPLPSTSVLGPVSSYFVRRYGFCDGCSVVAFTGDNPASLAGMRLQPGDVSVSLGTSDTVFLWPQQLHPAVEGHIFCNPVEREAYMALLCFKNGSLTRERIRNECAGGSWEVFSAALRDTPLGNNGNIGLYFDTMEITPAAVGVHRFDSDDTEVSSFSDQVEVRALVEGQFLSRRVHAERLGYALRTRVLATGGASSNREILQVLSDVFNAPVFTIDVSNSACLGSAYRAAHSLVSESGVSFSDVLKNAPEPQLVATPHPAAQEVYVPMLKRYSRLEERVLQQRPT; encoded by the exons CAACATGGCAGTGTTTACTGGAGAAGACGGGCGTCTGAGACACTGACTCAACTGGACTCGGACCAGAATCTacaccagctgctgcag GACAGTTTCTCTGTGTTGGACAGTCCCGTGTGGATGGACTCCAGCAGCAGTCAGCAGTGTCACGAcctggaggcagcagcagggggcgctctGAGGCTGGCAGAGATCACTGGATCCAGAGCCTACGAG CGTTTCACAGGAAACCAGATCGCCAAGTTGCGACAGACTCGACTGGAGGATTTCCAGGACACTGAG aGGATCTCATTGGTCAGCAGTTTTGCGGCCTCTCTCTTCCTCGGTGATTACGCTGCCATCGACTACAGCGACG GCTCTGGGATGAATCTGCTCGACATCAGGACCAGAAACTGGTCCGAGATCTGCCTGGATGCTGTCGCTCCACACCTGGGCCGACTGCTGGGAGCTCCGCTGCCCTCCACATCTGTCCTG GGTCCGGTCTCCTCCTACTTTGTGCGTCGATATGGATTCTGTGATGGCTGCAGTGTGGTGGCCTTCACTGGGGACAACCCAG ccTCTCTGGCAGGAATGAGGCTGCAGCCGGGAGACGTGAGC gtTAGCTTGGGGACCAGTGACACAGTGTTTCTTTGGCCTCAGCAGCTTCATCCAGCTGTGGAGGGTCATATCTTCTGTAACCCTGTGGAGAGAGAGGCGTACATGGCTCTGCtgtg CTTTAAGAACGGATCTCTGACCAGGGAACGCATCAGGAACGAGTGTGCTGGAGGATCATGGGAagttttttctgctgctttgaGGGACACGCCGCTCGGGAACAATGGAAACATCG GCTTGTATTTCGACACCATGGAGATCACTCCTGCTGCAGTGGGAGTTCATCGCTTTGACTCGGACGACACTGAG GTGTCCTCATTCAGTGATCAGGTGGAGGTGCGTGCTCTGGTTGAGGGTCAGTTTCTGTCGAGGAGGGTTCACGCAGAGAGACTGGGATACGCCCTGA GAACCAGAGTTCTGGCGACAGGAGGAGCTTCATCCAACAGAGAGATTCTGCAG GTTTTGTCTGATGTGTTTAACGCTCCGGTCTTCACCATCGACGTGTCCAACTCGGCCTGCCTGGGTTCAGCCTACAGAGCTGCTCACA GTCTGGTGTCAGAATCTGGAGTTTCCTTCTCTGATGTGTTGAAGAACGCTCCTGAACCACAGCTGGTCGCCACGCCACACCCAGCAGCACAGGag GTTTATGTCCCCATGTTGAAGCGATACTCCCGATTGGAGGAGAGGGTCCTGCAGCAGAGACCcacctga